One genomic region from Candidatus Nitrosopumilus koreensis AR1 encodes:
- a CDS encoding PEFG-CTERM sorting domain-containing protein, protein MKTIAICSFFVLFAMVAGLVATTPAAFADHSEVTISPASGSGAPGCEETADGCYIPNTATVDVGGVVIMSNTDTAAHTFTSGTPDDGPDGVFDTSLLMAGNSFEWSPTVAGEQPYFCMVHPWMQGLIIVQEAGAEEADDHGDEMMMPTGAAAATGMLSDGTKVSVWTTTPTKGEMMEISVQFEGAEHVNHDMKVTQNGNTVLDDKGAHHHDGKGVHMTKALGSSDPVNITITFQGYGVDDPKTGPIGEKVVFSNVVPEFGTIAMMILAVAIISIVAVTAKSRVIPRF, encoded by the coding sequence ATGAAGACTATAGCAATTTGCTCTTTCTTCGTACTATTTGCTATGGTAGCTGGATTAGTTGCAACAACACCAGCTGCTTTTGCAGATCATTCAGAAGTCACAATCTCACCAGCATCAGGTTCTGGTGCACCAGGTTGTGAAGAAACCGCAGATGGATGTTACATTCCAAATACTGCAACAGTTGATGTTGGCGGTGTTGTTATCATGTCAAACACTGACACTGCAGCACACACATTCACATCAGGAACTCCAGATGATGGGCCAGATGGTGTATTTGACACCAGTCTATTAATGGCTGGAAATTCATTTGAGTGGAGTCCAACAGTTGCAGGTGAACAGCCATATTTCTGTATGGTACATCCTTGGATGCAAGGCTTGATCATAGTACAAGAAGCAGGAGCTGAAGAAGCTGATGATCATGGTGATGAGATGATGATGCCAACAGGTGCCGCTGCAGCAACAGGAATGTTGTCTGACGGTACAAAAGTTTCTGTCTGGACTACAACACCTACTAAAGGTGAGATGATGGAAATTTCTGTTCAATTTGAAGGTGCAGAACATGTCAATCACGATATGAAAGTCACACAAAATGGTAATACAGTACTAGATGATAAGGGCGCACATCATCATGATGGAAAAGGAGTACATATGACAAAAGCTCTTGGTTCATCTGATCCAGTAAACATCACAATTACCTTCCAAGGTTATGGTGTTGATGATCCTAAAACAGGACCAATTGGTGAAAAAGTAGTATTCTCAAACGTTGTTCCAGAATTTGGTACAATTGCAATGATGATACTAGCTGTTGCAATTATAAGCATTGTTGCAGTTACTGCAAAATCTAGAGTCATTCCAAGATTTTAG
- the nrdD gene encoding anaerobic ribonucleoside-triphosphate reductase, producing the protein MKMSDEELELDLEGDLDVEDDDLDADLDDDSDSSKRGGILQSTSKRVRMIFSVMASPNRIDILRILNSKGPLTYSELKSLAGFKSKKESGKFAYHLRKLLRQSLVALNKSERRYTITNLGKLVLSLARQIEERSIIESGKMYVRTSHESIEEFNSHKIIQSLVREGSLPLELAQKITEEVENRIYKYQTTYLTGSLIREMVNSVLLEHGHEEYRNKLARLGLPVYDVQEMITNLDNVDNGAEGLLFKTGQRVFAEHLLTNILPKDVADSHLSGDLHIANPGVWSMIPDTVFVNVKELIEDGIDLGGKYLDVSRIPASKQLDEITSALSVVISLLSKEASQEIVLDGLVQLFSKHSKSLPELEQKLTAAFATASTTSKYNKSSTNVSIRLQLGSDTKIINSIINAYQNYAKITPIPKIGLIIDNEKGKITDVSEAVSEIISIGGKVMFAKGQTSSYGVTNGSTKSSGPLSIMLQSVSINLPRLAFESNKDETYFRARLALLMKPALSSMALRKKDISDLTRRGLNPILAKNTQYMQRSTVSLVINLVGLKEAVFNILGFKDNKEGHEILHKVIETAVDVGAKKGKELGDPVAICMTETESSTRFATLDGEKYGKNSSLNSMDGDSYSEGIEISASEISDYTNKSEPISECNKLSKLLNGGLFVTLKIAKDAKPAEIKKAIEKASELTTSFKPVQEIAICGECGFKDEPFDDKCPKCKSPYVV; encoded by the coding sequence ATGAAAATGAGTGATGAAGAACTAGAATTAGATCTTGAAGGTGATCTAGATGTCGAAGACGATGATCTAGATGCAGACTTGGATGACGATTCGGATTCATCAAAACGGGGTGGCATTTTACAGTCTACCTCAAAACGTGTCAGAATGATCTTCTCTGTAATGGCAAGCCCTAACAGAATCGATATCTTAAGAATCCTAAATTCAAAAGGTCCTTTAACTTATTCAGAACTAAAATCACTTGCCGGTTTCAAATCAAAAAAAGAAAGTGGAAAATTTGCATACCACTTGAGAAAATTACTTAGACAATCACTAGTTGCATTAAACAAATCTGAAAGACGTTATACAATTACAAATCTTGGAAAATTAGTTTTGAGCTTAGCAAGACAAATCGAAGAAAGATCAATTATTGAAAGTGGAAAGATGTATGTTAGAACATCACATGAATCCATTGAAGAATTTAATTCTCATAAAATCATTCAGTCACTTGTTCGTGAGGGTAGTCTTCCACTTGAACTTGCACAAAAAATTACTGAAGAAGTTGAAAACAGAATTTACAAGTATCAGACTACCTATCTTACAGGCTCGCTTATCAGAGAAATGGTGAATTCTGTGCTCCTTGAGCACGGTCACGAAGAATATCGTAACAAGCTTGCACGCCTAGGCTTGCCTGTTTATGATGTTCAAGAGATGATTACCAACTTAGATAATGTAGATAACGGTGCTGAAGGTCTCTTGTTTAAAACAGGACAAAGAGTTTTTGCTGAACATCTTCTTACAAACATCTTACCAAAAGATGTAGCCGACTCTCATCTCTCTGGTGATCTACATATTGCAAATCCTGGTGTATGGTCAATGATTCCTGATACAGTTTTTGTTAATGTTAAAGAGTTAATTGAAGATGGAATAGATCTTGGTGGAAAGTATCTTGATGTCTCAAGAATTCCTGCATCAAAACAATTAGACGAAATTACCAGTGCATTGTCTGTTGTAATCTCACTTCTTTCAAAAGAAGCTTCACAAGAAATTGTACTTGATGGATTAGTTCAATTATTTTCAAAACATTCAAAGTCACTTCCAGAACTAGAACAAAAATTAACTGCAGCATTTGCAACTGCATCTACAACTTCCAAATATAACAAATCAAGTACTAATGTTTCAATCAGATTGCAACTAGGATCTGATACAAAAATAATTAATTCAATTATTAATGCATATCAAAACTATGCAAAGATCACACCAATTCCAAAAATTGGTTTGATCATAGACAATGAAAAAGGAAAGATTACTGATGTCTCTGAAGCTGTATCCGAAATAATTTCAATTGGTGGTAAAGTTATGTTTGCTAAAGGACAAACATCAAGTTACGGAGTTACAAACGGCTCAACCAAAAGTTCTGGTCCACTATCAATTATGCTCCAATCAGTATCAATTAACCTTCCAAGATTAGCATTTGAATCAAACAAAGATGAAACTTACTTTAGAGCAAGATTGGCATTGTTGATGAAACCAGCTTTGTCATCTATGGCACTAAGAAAGAAAGACATCTCGGATCTGACAAGACGCGGACTGAATCCCATCTTGGCTAAAAACACCCAGTACATGCAAAGAAGCACTGTTTCACTAGTCATTAATTTAGTGGGCCTCAAGGAGGCAGTCTTTAACATTCTTGGATTCAAGGATAATAAGGAAGGGCATGAAATCCTTCACAAGGTAATTGAGACCGCAGTTGATGTTGGAGCCAAAAAAGGCAAAGAATTAGGTGATCCTGTGGCTATTTGCATGACTGAGACTGAGAGTTCTACTCGTTTTGCAACCCTAGATGGTGAGAAATACGGTAAAAACTCCTCTTTGAACTCTATGGATGGCGATTCTTACTCAGAAGGAATAGAAATTAGTGCATCTGAGATCTCTGACTATACTAACAAAAGCGAGCCAATATCTGAATGCAACAAGCTCTCAAAGCTGCTTAACGGAGGATTGTTTGTAACGTTGAAAATCGCAAAGGATGCTAAGCCTGCAGAAATCAAAAAGGCAATTGAGAAAGCATCAGAACTTACGACTTCCTTTAAACCTGTTCAAGAGATTGCAATATGCGGTGAATGTGGGTTCAAGGACGAACCCTTTGATGACAAGTGTCCAAAGTGCAAGTCTCCGTACGTTGTCTGA
- a CDS encoding DNA topoisomerase, which yields MPSKKLQTIQIKKTVVRHSVKTTKSKTSIFKKEIIQYLDSNGYLSWSSKDKKYMILGTNSPKNGLVPCPQCKLGELMVIRSKTTRKRFMGCSNFYGGCKASSPLLQKAKLRATKSPCDVCKWPMVIFRYSRKQKWSKQCSNFNCKSRVKPSK from the coding sequence ATGCCATCAAAGAAACTTCAAACTATCCAGATCAAAAAGACTGTTGTCAGACATTCAGTAAAAACTACAAAGTCAAAAACTAGCATCTTCAAAAAAGAGATCATCCAGTATTTAGATAGTAACGGGTATCTCTCTTGGTCTTCAAAAGATAAAAAATACATGATTCTTGGAACAAATTCTCCAAAAAACGGACTTGTTCCATGTCCCCAATGCAAACTGGGAGAATTAATGGTAATTCGTTCTAAAACAACAAGAAAAAGATTCATGGGTTGTTCTAATTTTTATGGTGGATGTAAAGCATCCTCACCTCTACTTCAAAAGGCAAAGCTTAGAGCAACAAAGAGTCCGTGTGATGTATGTAAATGGCCGATGGTAATATTTCGTTATTCACGAAAACAAAAGTGGTCAAAGCAATGCTCTAACTTTAATTGCAAAAGCAGAGTCAAGCCTTCAAAGTAG
- a CDS encoding Zn-ribbon domain-containing OB-fold protein produces the protein MSVEEQVIENAKNGKLLTHKCTDCGYLHLSTAYFCRECGSKGFEDVLLEGTGEIATYTIITVAPAGFEKYTPYAFVVLKLDNSDLRISGFMAGIATPSDLPVGTRAKITGFDERGIIIEKQ, from the coding sequence ATGTCTGTTGAAGAACAAGTAATTGAAAACGCCAAAAATGGTAAACTCCTAACTCACAAGTGTACTGATTGTGGATATCTTCATCTCTCTACAGCATATTTTTGCCGAGAGTGTGGCAGTAAGGGATTTGAGGATGTGCTTTTGGAGGGTACTGGCGAAATTGCCACTTATACCATAATTACTGTGGCTCCTGCAGGCTTTGAGAAATATACTCCATATGCCTTTGTTGTGCTCAAACTGGATAATTCTGATTTGAGGATTTCAGGATTTATGGCAGGAATTGCTACCCCTTCTGATCTTCCGGTTGGGACTAGAGCAAAAATTACTGGTTTCGATGAAAGAGGAATCATCATCGAAAAACAGTAA
- a CDS encoding tautomerase family protein gives MPLITVSMYPGRSQEQKDEYAKAITKSAVEILKTKENHVIVVFEDNPKENWFLAGNQL, from the coding sequence ATGCCATTGATTACAGTATCAATGTATCCTGGAAGATCTCAGGAACAAAAAGACGAATACGCAAAAGCAATCACAAAATCAGCAGTTGAGATTCTAAAAACAAAAGAGAATCACGTAATTGTTGTTTTTGAAGACAATCCTAAAGAAAATTGGTTTTTGGCAGGAAACCAACTTTAA
- a CDS encoding carbon-nitrogen hydrolase family protein: MKAAVVQFKASTNKETNLKKIISYIKKAASKNATLSAFPEFMMFYTNSTQTPKQLANLAETINGNFVKTIATTAKENHIQVVGSFYEKSRKKDRVYDTSFVIDKTGKVISTYRKIHLYDALGFRESDKMASGSKIAKPVKTTLGKIGMMICYDLRFPEMSRSLAAAGSEILIAPSAWVKGNMKEEHWITINKTRAIENGCYVIAPDQVGNIYCGRSMVVDPYGKVLLDMKKKQGIGYVDIDLKKVKQTRKVLPLLKNRRTDVYPTLKA; encoded by the coding sequence ATGAAAGCTGCAGTTGTACAGTTCAAAGCATCAACTAACAAAGAAACCAATCTAAAGAAAATTATTTCATACATAAAAAAAGCAGCTTCAAAAAATGCAACACTGAGTGCATTCCCAGAATTTATGATGTTTTATACAAACTCTACTCAAACACCAAAACAGCTTGCCAATCTTGCTGAAACCATTAATGGAAACTTTGTAAAAACAATTGCAACTACTGCCAAAGAAAATCATATTCAAGTTGTTGGTTCGTTTTATGAGAAGAGTAGAAAAAAAGACAGAGTCTATGACACTTCGTTTGTAATTGACAAAACAGGTAAAGTAATCTCTACGTACCGAAAAATTCACCTCTATGATGCATTAGGCTTTAGAGAATCAGACAAGATGGCATCAGGCTCAAAGATTGCAAAGCCTGTAAAGACAACGTTGGGAAAAATTGGAATGATGATCTGCTATGACCTACGTTTTCCAGAAATGTCACGCTCGCTTGCAGCAGCAGGTTCTGAAATACTAATTGCACCATCAGCATGGGTAAAGGGAAACATGAAAGAAGAACATTGGATTACAATTAACAAAACACGTGCAATTGAAAATGGTTGCTATGTCATTGCACCTGATCAAGTTGGCAATATTTACTGTGGAAGAAGTATGGTAGTCGATCCTTATGGCAAAGTCTTACTTGACATGAAAAAGAAACAAGGAATAGGATATGTTGATATTGATTTGAAAAAGGTAAAACAAACACGCAAAGTCTTACCACTACTAAAGAACAGAAGAACAGATGTTTATCCTACTTTGAAGGCTTGA
- a CDS encoding thiolase domain-containing protein has translation MTFVEKVCVLGAGSTKYGKLADSIADITTQASVAAIESAGISPKDIKASYISNVFGVADKQVHIGPVLMSRLGIPDKPSLTIESACGSGSVSFREAYANVAAGFYDCLLVTGVEKVTHTGTEWTTTYFAYCSDFFYEGQAGASFPGLFASMARAYMTEFNTTEEDFARVAVKNHDNGFLNPKAHMQKKITIDDVMNSAVVASPLKLFDCCPFSDGASSVILCSEKFAKEHGGDYIEVIGSGRGGSPAALQGRDHMTTIPSTKLAAADAYKMAGITAKDVDFAEVHDCFTIAEVVDTEDLGFFEKGKGVQAVREGRTKLNSDISINPSGGLKSKGHPIGATGVGQVVEVYDQLTGNAGARTVKDAKIGLTHNFGATGASCAVHVFQSV, from the coding sequence GTGACATTTGTGGAAAAGGTTTGTGTTCTTGGCGCAGGCAGCACCAAATATGGCAAATTAGCCGATAGTATAGCAGATATCACTACTCAGGCATCAGTTGCAGCCATAGAGAGTGCAGGAATTTCACCTAAAGATATCAAAGCATCCTACATCTCAAACGTATTTGGGGTTGCAGACAAACAGGTACACATTGGTCCTGTCTTGATGAGCCGATTAGGAATTCCCGACAAACCATCATTAACAATAGAGTCTGCATGTGGCAGTGGTTCTGTATCGTTTAGAGAAGCATACGCAAATGTCGCAGCAGGATTTTATGATTGTCTTTTAGTTACTGGCGTTGAAAAAGTAACCCACACAGGAACTGAATGGACAACAACATACTTTGCATACTGTTCAGACTTTTTCTATGAAGGCCAGGCTGGTGCATCATTTCCAGGATTGTTTGCATCAATGGCAAGAGCTTACATGACAGAGTTTAACACAACTGAAGAAGATTTTGCAAGAGTTGCAGTAAAGAATCATGATAATGGTTTCTTAAATCCAAAAGCTCACATGCAGAAAAAAATTACTATTGATGATGTAATGAATTCTGCAGTAGTCGCAAGTCCACTAAAACTTTTTGATTGCTGTCCATTTTCAGATGGAGCAAGTTCAGTAATTCTATGTTCAGAAAAGTTTGCAAAAGAACATGGCGGTGATTATATTGAAGTGATTGGTTCTGGTCGTGGTGGTTCTCCTGCTGCATTACAAGGACGTGATCACATGACAACAATTCCAAGTACAAAACTTGCAGCAGCTGATGCATACAAGATGGCAGGTATCACTGCAAAAGATGTAGACTTTGCAGAAGTGCATGACTGTTTTACAATTGCAGAGGTTGTTGACACTGAAGACTTGGGTTTCTTTGAAAAAGGAAAAGGTGTTCAAGCAGTTCGTGAAGGCCGAACAAAATTAAATTCTGATATTTCAATTAATCCTTCAGGAGGTCTAAAGTCAAAAGGACATCCAATTGGAGCTACTGGTGTTGGACAAGTAGTAGAAGTGTATGATCAATTAACTGGAAACGCTGGTGCAAGAACTGTTAAAGATGCAAAGATTGGTTTAACTCATAATTTTGGTGCAACTGGTGCAAGTTGTGCTGTTCATGTTTTTCAGAGTGTGTAA
- a CDS encoding rhomboid family intramembrane serine protease, translating into MLPLRDENPHPPGFKPKITIGLIILNVVIFFYEVAVTGQFWEFSNQNAAFMFFEWGAVPSCITGFSSMIQPGIACPDTPYFSLLSSMFMHGGLMHLGGNMLFLWIFGDNIELKFGKAKFLLIYLAWGIGAGLAHIVIDPTSSIPAVGASGAISGILGAYLAMFPRVRITTFLMLGFFWRMMHIQAKWFLPFWLVFQNLLPFFIGGFGVAGGGVAYMAHIGGFAIGFASGYLYKKTHSSEYTYGTRYGYRPDY; encoded by the coding sequence ATGCTACCATTAAGAGATGAAAACCCACATCCACCAGGATTCAAACCAAAAATCACAATTGGATTAATTATACTAAATGTCGTAATTTTCTTTTATGAAGTAGCTGTTACTGGTCAATTCTGGGAATTTTCAAACCAAAATGCTGCATTCATGTTTTTTGAATGGGGTGCAGTTCCTAGTTGCATTACTGGTTTCTCATCAATGATTCAGCCGGGAATTGCTTGTCCTGACACTCCTTACTTTTCGTTACTAAGTTCAATGTTCATGCATGGTGGCCTGATGCACTTGGGTGGTAACATGTTATTTTTGTGGATATTTGGCGATAATATTGAACTAAAATTTGGTAAGGCAAAATTTCTTTTAATTTATCTTGCATGGGGAATTGGTGCAGGTTTAGCTCACATTGTAATTGATCCAACAAGTTCTATTCCTGCAGTTGGTGCATCAGGAGCAATATCTGGTATACTTGGTGCATACTTGGCAATGTTCCCACGAGTTAGAATTACTACATTCCTTATGTTGGGATTTTTCTGGAGAATGATGCACATTCAAGCTAAGTGGTTCTTACCATTCTGGTTAGTCTTCCAAAATCTCTTACCATTCTTCATAGGTGGTTTTGGTGTTGCTGGTGGTGGTGTTGCATATATGGCACACATTGGAGGATTCGCAATAGGATTTGCAAGTGGATATCTCTACAAAAAGACACATAGTTCAGAGTACACATACGGTACAAGATACGGATACAGACCAGATTATTGA
- a CDS encoding CFI-box-CTERM domain-containing protein — protein MKVIFALLLIPFLLTVPAFAETQTLPTEKNTLDVKLTYDEIEPGVQTKIGIDFINPQTQKIQEHIDYTVAVSKDGENVFGPIPLTHTSVGSVKIPIEFNLGEGIYSMDFEIEGILFQPIPKESVSFDILVGEANAQPITPIENEKLDGENGGCLIATATFGSEMAPQVQQLRELRDNTILKTNSGMAFMTVFNQFYYSFSPAVADFEREQPFFKEVMKVTLTPMLSSLSLLNHVDIDSEQEMLGYGISVVLLNLGMYIGIPAFGILRLYQFRKN, from the coding sequence ATGAAAGTTATATTTGCGTTATTACTAATACCATTTTTGTTAACAGTTCCAGCTTTTGCTGAAACCCAAACATTACCAACTGAAAAGAATACTTTGGATGTAAAATTAACATATGATGAAATTGAACCAGGTGTTCAAACAAAGATTGGTATAGATTTTATCAATCCACAAACTCAAAAAATTCAAGAACATATTGATTATACGGTAGCTGTATCAAAAGATGGTGAAAATGTATTTGGACCAATTCCACTTACACACACATCTGTGGGATCTGTAAAAATTCCAATAGAGTTTAATCTTGGAGAAGGAATATACTCGATGGACTTTGAGATTGAAGGTATTTTATTTCAACCAATTCCAAAAGAATCGGTATCTTTTGACATTCTAGTAGGTGAAGCCAATGCACAACCAATTACACCAATAGAGAATGAAAAACTAGATGGTGAAAATGGAGGATGTCTTATTGCAACAGCAACATTTGGCTCTGAGATGGCACCACAAGTACAACAACTAAGAGAACTTAGAGACAATACAATTCTAAAAACAAATTCAGGAATGGCATTCATGACAGTTTTTAATCAGTTCTATTATTCATTCTCACCTGCTGTTGCAGACTTTGAAAGAGAGCAACCATTTTTCAAAGAAGTTATGAAAGTAACACTTACTCCAATGTTATCATCATTATCATTACTAAATCATGTAGATATTGATTCAGAACAAGAAATGCTGGGATACGGTATCTCTGTAGTACTACTGAATCTTGGAATGTATATTGGAATTCCGGCATTTGGAATTCTAAGATTGTACCAGTTTAGAAAAAACTAG
- a CDS encoding virginiamycin B lyase family protein, which translates to MQKFLITLLVISFISIPFATAHPFTEETIPSLTSNAPSGTTEVIVYFSEPVDINFSELKVFDTNGDQIDNKDTDYYEGELSLIITTPPLEDGVYTVSTKVLSKVDGHLVPDAFLFAVGDAVIDPSLHNVERPSETVFLPEAGARLPGLVGQTIVLGAVISSLIIWGTQNKQSIKDELEKIQSFHHGKFMSITGIGLVLVFISDILMIAVQTVRLEASPIDAIQTDFGNIWLIRMTITIVLLGIWFGLDRKKVLSRKNQIAMLVVSLVLIATTSLIGHGAASGETPALVLDYIHNLVAAVWIGGIFYFVFTLLPTFSQLKESSREKMSLLMIPRFSIAFIIAVGIVIITGPTLMWFLESDIGLITESIYGQLIILKIAIAVVIVAFGGFFQFKVQKNAERNFSSGKIFVHKKLKRSLKVDAVLGIILLGVVALLTNGTLPAGEIQKVDAQEIIYGFKTIEFTENAKFDIDISPFSSGPNTILIKVSDFEGNPLYDSDQLKVKISNPSKNIAPIEVPMEIIKQEENKPIEFQGELTFGFSGEWLVEVEAQRTDNASESKLLNLLVKPRLTDIQTQIIEYELPEDAKPLFPLYDGHDSIWVSDASAPRVWQFSLDSQEFTPYSFDGVVTTFLTQDKQDRIWFVDPPRNQIGFIDLQTKQITTKSIPKLDPTISDNTPLFIKSDFDGNIWITIINKDRIVKYIPGNDEFEEIVLSGKDNLPFALALDNDGKVWFSATGTGKIGYVDPKDNKLIEFTKEPPLQGPEALLFDDDGNLWIAEHTGLAITKFNPILETFERVSVPNEEALPFGMTFDRYGNVWFAQHTIDSIGAYDPDNNNLIEVPIPSETSFVQFMTSDGDNNVWFVEQQTNKIGTVKITEIPGITSQVQSSAEFELKYTELASPLIALGIIATSLFYVKSIQDKRRLNSLIRS; encoded by the coding sequence ATGCAAAAATTTCTCATCACGTTATTGGTAATATCATTTATTTCAATTCCATTTGCAACAGCACACCCATTTACTGAAGAGACAATTCCAAGTTTGACGTCTAATGCCCCATCTGGAACAACTGAAGTGATTGTATATTTTTCAGAACCAGTTGATATTAACTTTAGTGAACTCAAAGTATTTGATACAAATGGAGATCAAATAGACAATAAAGATACAGATTACTATGAAGGGGAATTATCTCTAATAATTACAACACCACCATTAGAAGATGGAGTTTACACTGTATCAACCAAAGTTCTCTCTAAAGTAGATGGCCATCTAGTTCCAGATGCATTCTTGTTTGCAGTAGGAGATGCTGTTATTGATCCCTCTTTACATAATGTAGAACGACCATCAGAGACAGTATTTCTGCCTGAAGCTGGTGCCAGATTACCAGGATTGGTAGGTCAAACGATTGTTTTAGGTGCAGTGATTTCATCACTCATAATTTGGGGTACACAAAATAAACAATCGATAAAAGATGAACTAGAAAAGATTCAATCTTTTCATCACGGAAAATTTATGTCAATTACAGGAATTGGACTTGTTTTAGTTTTCATTTCAGATATTTTGATGATTGCAGTTCAAACAGTTAGATTAGAAGCATCGCCGATTGATGCAATCCAAACTGATTTTGGCAATATTTGGTTAATCAGAATGACCATAACAATAGTATTACTAGGCATATGGTTTGGGTTAGACAGAAAAAAAGTACTATCAAGGAAAAATCAAATTGCAATGTTAGTAGTATCGCTTGTATTAATTGCCACAACAAGTCTAATTGGACATGGTGCAGCTAGTGGAGAAACACCTGCATTAGTATTAGATTACATTCACAATTTGGTTGCAGCAGTTTGGATAGGTGGAATTTTCTATTTTGTTTTCACATTGCTTCCAACATTTTCACAATTAAAAGAATCATCTAGAGAAAAGATGAGCCTATTAATGATTCCAAGATTCTCAATTGCATTTATCATTGCAGTAGGAATCGTTATAATTACAGGACCAACATTGATGTGGTTCCTAGAAAGTGATATTGGATTAATTACAGAATCAATTTACGGTCAATTAATTATTCTAAAAATTGCCATTGCAGTAGTAATAGTTGCATTTGGAGGATTTTTCCAGTTCAAAGTACAAAAAAATGCAGAAAGAAATTTTTCATCAGGAAAAATTTTTGTACATAAAAAACTAAAGAGATCACTCAAAGTTGATGCCGTATTGGGAATAATACTTCTTGGAGTGGTAGCATTACTAACTAACGGAACATTACCTGCAGGAGAAATCCAAAAAGTTGATGCTCAAGAAATTATCTATGGTTTCAAAACGATAGAATTTACAGAGAACGCAAAATTTGATATCGATATTTCGCCATTTTCAAGCGGACCAAACACAATCCTAATCAAGGTTAGTGACTTTGAAGGAAATCCACTCTATGATTCAGATCAACTCAAAGTCAAAATATCAAATCCATCAAAGAATATCGCACCAATTGAAGTGCCAATGGAGATAATCAAACAAGAAGAGAACAAACCAATAGAATTCCAAGGAGAATTAACATTTGGATTTTCAGGAGAATGGCTAGTAGAAGTTGAAGCACAAAGAACCGATAATGCAAGCGAGTCAAAGCTTTTGAATTTACTAGTAAAGCCAAGACTGACAGACATACAAACTCAGATTATCGAATATGAACTACCAGAGGACGCAAAACCGCTCTTTCCATTGTATGATGGGCATGATTCGATTTGGGTAAGTGATGCATCAGCGCCACGAGTATGGCAATTTTCACTGGATTCACAAGAGTTTACACCATATTCATTTGATGGTGTAGTTACAACATTCCTTACGCAGGACAAACAAGATAGAATTTGGTTTGTGGATCCACCAAGGAATCAGATTGGATTCATAGATCTTCAAACAAAACAGATCACAACAAAATCTATTCCAAAACTTGATCCTACAATCTCAGACAATACACCATTGTTCATAAAATCAGACTTTGATGGAAACATATGGATTACAATAATCAACAAAGACAGAATTGTAAAATACATACCAGGAAATGACGAATTTGAAGAAATTGTTTTGTCAGGAAAAGATAACTTACCGTTTGCATTAGCTCTTGATAATGATGGAAAAGTATGGTTTTCAGCAACAGGTACAGGAAAAATAGGATACGTTGATCCAAAAGACAATAAATTGATTGAATTTACAAAAGAGCCTCCACTACAAGGACCAGAGGCATTGCTTTTTGATGATGATGGTAATCTCTGGATTGCAGAACATACAGGCTTGGCAATCACCAAATTCAATCCAATTTTAGAAACATTTGAGAGAGTATCAGTCCCAAATGAAGAGGCACTACCATTTGGAATGACATTTGACAGATACGGAAATGTTTGGTTTGCACAGCACACGATAGATAGCATAGGTGCATATGATCCAGATAACAATAATTTGATTGAGGTTCCTATTCCATCAGAAACATCATTTGTGCAGTTTATGACATCAGATGGAGACAATAACGTATGGTTTGTTGAACAACAGACAAACAAAATTGGAACAGTAAAGATTACTGAGATTCCCGGTATTACATCGCAAGTTCAATCATCTGCCGAATTTGAATTAAAGTATACAGAACTTGCATCACCACTAATTGCGTTAGGAATCATTGCAACGTCTTTGTTTTATGTAAAAAGTATTCAGGATAAAAGAAGATTAAATTCACTAATCAGGTCTTAG